From the Rissa tridactyla isolate bRisTri1 chromosome 20, bRisTri1.patW.cur.20221130, whole genome shotgun sequence genome, one window contains:
- the TIA1 gene encoding cytotoxic granule associated RNA binding protein TIA1 isoform X4, with protein sequence MATGKSKGYGFVSFFNKWDAENAIQQMGGQWLGGRQIRTNWATRKPPAPKSTYESNAKQLSYDDVVNQSSPSNCTVYCGGVTSGLTEQLMRQTFSPFGQIMEIRVFPDKGYSFVRFNSHESAAHAIVSVNGTTIEGHVVKCYWGKETPDMVSPVQQNQIGYPPAYGQWGQWYGNAQIGQYVPNGWQVPAYGMYGQAWNQQGFNQTQSSAAWLGASYGVQPPQGQNGSVLAGQSGYRVAGFEAP encoded by the exons ATGGCGACGGGCAAATCGAAAGGATACGGCTTCGTTTCCTTCTTCAATAAATGG GACGCGGAGAATGCCATTCAGCAGATGGGCGGGCAGTGGCTCGGCGGAAGGCAAATCCGAACGAACTGGGCGACGAGAAAACCTCCGGCTCCAAAGAGCACGTATGAAT CAAACGCCAAACAACTCTCTTACGACGATGTGGTCAATCAAAGCAGCCCCAGCAACTGCACCGTCTACTGCGGCGGCGTTACCTCCGGCCTCACAG AACAGCTCATGCGCCAGACCTTTTCTCCCTTCGGGCAGATCATGGAAATTCGAGTCTTCCCGGATAAAGGCTACTCCTTTGTACG GTTTAATTCTCACGAGAGCGCGGCGCACGCCATCGTTTCCGTCAACGGAACGACTATCGAAGGACACGTGGTGAAGTGCTACTGGGGCAAGGAGACGCCGGACATGGTCAGCCCCGTCCAGCAG AACCAGATCGGGTACCCGCCGGCGTACGGGCAGTGGGGCCAGTGGTACGGCAACGCCCAGATCGGCCAGTATGTGCCCAACGGCTGGCAGGTCCCCGCCTACGGCATGTACGGCCAAGCGTGGAATCAGCAGGGATTTAA ccagaCGCAGTCCTCGGCGGCGTGGCTGGGGGCGAGCTacggggtgcagcccccccaggggCAGAACGGCAGCGTGTTGGCGGGGCAGAGCGGGTACCGCGTGGCCGGCTTCGAGgcgccctga